A genome region from Brachymonas denitrificans includes the following:
- a CDS encoding sulfurtransferase has protein sequence MYTTLITPTQLHELQSQGKPLMVFDCSFDLMQPDLGVQQYLEAHVPGALYVDLDTYLSSSDPDNAASGGRHPLPVRSDCVHALRRVGFANDMQAVVYDRSGNNYCGRLWWIMKWLGHDNVAVLDGGLAAWQEAGYPVESGPHPISQQMESGAYAMVDKPFELNKPLVRLVSTDEVAQSLGKGECTLIDSRAAARYSGEEEMLDPVAGHIPGALNRPYAENMDASGRLKPAEVLRQEFEALLAGRDASRVTVYCGSGVSAIPNVLAMEIAGLPRPALYGGSWSEWCTTKPELPVERG, from the coding sequence ATGTACACCACCCTCATCACGCCCACCCAGCTGCACGAACTCCAGAGCCAGGGCAAGCCCCTGATGGTGTTCGACTGCAGCTTCGACCTGATGCAGCCCGATCTGGGCGTGCAGCAGTACCTGGAAGCCCATGTGCCGGGTGCCCTTTATGTGGACCTGGATACCTATCTCAGCTCCAGCGATCCGGACAATGCCGCCAGTGGCGGCCGTCATCCGCTGCCGGTACGCTCGGATTGCGTGCACGCGCTGCGCCGCGTGGGCTTTGCCAACGACATGCAGGCGGTCGTCTATGACCGTAGCGGAAACAATTATTGCGGACGCCTGTGGTGGATCATGAAGTGGCTCGGCCATGACAACGTGGCCGTTCTGGATGGCGGCCTTGCGGCCTGGCAGGAAGCCGGTTACCCGGTGGAATCCGGCCCGCACCCGATCAGCCAGCAGATGGAAAGCGGCGCCTACGCCATGGTGGACAAGCCCTTTGAGCTGAACAAGCCGCTGGTGCGTCTGGTCTCCACCGACGAAGTGGCGCAAAGCCTGGGCAAGGGGGAGTGCACGCTGATCGATTCCCGTGCAGCGGCGCGCTACAGCGGCGAGGAAGAAATGCTCGATCCGGTTGCCGGCCATATTCCGGGCGCGCTGAACCGGCCGTATGCCGAAAACATGGACGCCAGCGGTCGCCTCAAGCCTGCCGAGGTATTGCGCCAGGAATTCGAGGCCCTGCTGGCCGGGCGCGACGCCAGCCGCGTGACCGTGTATTGCGGCAGCGGCGTCAGCGCCATTCCGAACGTGCTGGCGATGGAAATCGCCGGCCTGCCCCGCCCTGCCCTGTATGGCGGCAGCTGGAGCGAGTGGTGCACGACGAAGCCGGAGCTGCCGGTGGAGCGCGGTTGA
- a CDS encoding DMT family transporter, protein MQALWMALGALFFAIMGVCIKLAAQAGYGTLEIVFYRGLTGVVLFSALLWLRGTPLATPVPLLHVRRNVAGITAMSLWFYAIGHLPFATSMTLNTMSSVWLGTLVIVAAWWKTRRIAYPWLFVAVLCGFVGVVLLLNPRMAGNDPLAALLGLVSGMMSALAYLQVSALGRAGEPETRTVFYFSLGTTLVGLVGTLLFAGFSLLEWRTAWLLPATGIFASLGQWCMTRAYTRGSTLVVATLQYLGIVYASLFSLWLFHERLEPAAWLGMVIIVLSGIAATWVRQHQAMQQAARNAG, encoded by the coding sequence ATGCAAGCCCTCTGGATGGCGCTCGGCGCCCTGTTCTTCGCCATCATGGGGGTGTGCATCAAGCTGGCGGCGCAGGCGGGCTATGGCACGCTGGAGATCGTGTTCTACCGCGGGCTGACGGGGGTGGTGCTGTTCAGCGCCCTGCTCTGGCTGCGCGGCACTCCGCTGGCCACTCCCGTGCCTTTGCTGCATGTTCGGCGCAATGTGGCGGGCATCACGGCGATGTCGCTGTGGTTCTACGCGATCGGGCATCTGCCGTTTGCCACCTCGATGACACTCAACACCATGAGCAGTGTCTGGCTGGGTACGCTGGTGATCGTGGCTGCATGGTGGAAGACGCGGCGCATTGCCTATCCCTGGCTGTTCGTGGCGGTGCTGTGCGGTTTTGTGGGCGTGGTGCTGCTGCTCAATCCGCGCATGGCAGGCAATGACCCGCTGGCAGCCCTGCTGGGACTGGTTTCGGGAATGATGTCGGCGCTGGCCTATCTGCAAGTGAGCGCGCTGGGGCGTGCCGGTGAACCCGAGACGCGCACGGTGTTCTATTTTTCGCTCGGCACCACGCTGGTGGGACTGGTGGGTACCCTGCTGTTTGCCGGGTTTTCGTTGCTGGAATGGCGCACGGCCTGGCTGCTGCCGGCCACGGGGATCTTTGCCTCGCTGGGCCAGTGGTGCATGACGCGCGCCTACACGCGCGGCTCGACGCTGGTGGTGGCCACCCTGCAGTATCTGGGCATCGTCTATGCTTCGCTGTTCAGCCTGTGGCTGTTCCATGAGCGGCTGGAGCCGGCGGCCTGGCTGGGCATGGTTATCATTGTGCTTTCCGGCATAGCCGCCACCTGGGTGCGTCAGCACCAGGCCATGCAGCAGGCCGCCCGGAATGCAGGCTGA
- a CDS encoding aromatic ring-hydroxylating oxygenase subunit alpha, with protein MSDLSLQLQQATSQFPVSSYFSEALFKRELETIFAHGPRYVGHAAAVPNVGDYYALPQENEGRALVHTPNGIELVSNVCRHRQAVMLKGRGNLGAEAGGNIVCPLHRWTYNSSGKLLGAPHFSHDPCLNLNNYKLHNWHGMLFEDNGRDIHADLANMGPAAALDFDGFVLSHVESHICNYNWKTFIEVYLEDYHVGPFHPGLGNFVTCDDLAWEFKPEYSVQTVGIANQLKKPGSAVYQKWHEVLMQYRNGELPEHGAIWLTYYPHIMVEWYPNVLTVSTLHPLAVDKTLNLVEFFYPEEIAAFEPEFIEAQKAAYMETCIEDDEIAERMDAGRKALLERGDNEVGPYQSPMEDGMQHFHEWYRRKVGNPEELATDALR; from the coding sequence ATGTCTGATTTAAGTCTTCAATTACAGCAGGCCACAAGCCAGTTCCCCGTCAGCAGTTATTTCAGCGAGGCGCTTTTCAAGCGTGAACTCGAAACAATATTCGCCCATGGTCCGCGTTACGTGGGCCATGCTGCCGCCGTGCCGAACGTGGGCGACTATTACGCGCTGCCGCAGGAGAACGAAGGCCGTGCACTGGTGCACACGCCCAATGGCATCGAGCTGGTGTCCAACGTCTGCCGCCACCGTCAGGCCGTCATGCTCAAGGGACGCGGCAATCTGGGAGCCGAGGCCGGCGGCAATATCGTCTGCCCGCTGCACCGCTGGACCTACAACAGCAGCGGCAAGCTGCTGGGTGCGCCACATTTCAGCCATGATCCCTGCCTGAACCTGAACAACTACAAGCTGCACAACTGGCACGGCATGCTGTTCGAGGACAACGGCCGCGACATCCACGCGGACCTAGCCAACATGGGGCCGGCGGCCGCACTCGATTTCGACGGCTTCGTGCTGAGCCATGTCGAATCGCATATCTGCAACTACAACTGGAAGACCTTCATCGAGGTCTATCTGGAGGATTACCACGTCGGCCCGTTCCATCCGGGCCTGGGCAACTTCGTCACCTGCGACGATCTGGCCTGGGAGTTCAAGCCCGAGTATTCGGTGCAGACGGTCGGCATTGCCAACCAGCTCAAGAAGCCCGGCAGCGCCGTGTACCAGAAATGGCACGAAGTGCTGATGCAGTACCGCAACGGCGAACTGCCCGAGCATGGCGCCATCTGGCTGACCTACTACCCGCACATCATGGTGGAGTGGTATCCCAACGTGCTGACCGTCTCCACGCTGCACCCGCTGGCCGTGGACAAGACGCTGAACCTGGTGGAGTTCTTCTACCCCGAGGAAATCGCCGCATTCGAGCCGGAATTCATCGAGGCGCAAAAGGCTGCCTATATGGAAACCTGCATCGAGGACGACGAGATCGCCGAGCGCATGGATGCCGGCCGCAAAGCGCTGCTGGAGCGGGGCGACAACGAAGTCGGCCCCTACCAGAGCCCGATGGAAGATGGCATGCAGCATTTCCACGAATGGTATCGCCGCAAGGTGGGCAACCCCGAGGAACTGGCGACCGACGCCCTGCGCTGA
- a CDS encoding homoserine kinase — translation MAVFTEVSLEAARPLFEELQLGTLLELRGIQGGIENTNYFATTDRGEYVLTLFERLTHAQLPFYLYLMQHLALRGIPVPQPANNAEGEVLFTLCGKPAAVVNRLAGKSQLQPQAVHCAAVGTTLARMHLAARDYEREQPNLRGLPWWNATAPEVYPHMDEGQRALLQSELAYQNHIAASAAYQALPRGPVHADLFRDNVMFDGETLTGCFDFYFAGVDTWLFDLGVCINDWCIDLASGALDPARTQALLDAYQAVRPLEAAERELLPAMLRAAALRFWVSRLWDFYLPREASMLVPHDPTHFERVLRERIAHPLTLHTPQHA, via the coding sequence ATGGCTGTATTTACCGAAGTCTCGCTCGAGGCTGCCCGTCCCCTGTTCGAAGAATTGCAACTCGGCACTCTGCTGGAGCTGCGCGGCATCCAGGGCGGCATTGAAAACACCAACTATTTCGCCACGACCGACCGTGGCGAATATGTGCTGACCCTGTTCGAGCGTCTGACGCACGCCCAGCTTCCGTTCTACCTGTACCTGATGCAGCATCTGGCGCTGCGCGGAATCCCCGTGCCGCAGCCGGCGAACAATGCCGAAGGCGAGGTGCTGTTCACCTTGTGCGGCAAGCCCGCTGCCGTGGTCAACAGGCTGGCCGGCAAGAGCCAGCTGCAGCCGCAGGCGGTGCACTGCGCCGCCGTTGGCACCACGCTGGCGCGCATGCATCTGGCCGCCCGCGACTACGAGCGCGAGCAGCCCAACCTGCGCGGCCTGCCCTGGTGGAATGCCACGGCGCCCGAGGTCTATCCGCACATGGACGAGGGTCAGCGTGCGCTGCTGCAATCCGAGCTGGCCTACCAGAACCACATAGCCGCCAGCGCCGCCTATCAGGCCCTGCCGCGCGGCCCGGTGCATGCCGACCTGTTCCGCGACAATGTGATGTTCGACGGAGAGACCCTGACCGGCTGCTTCGATTTCTACTTTGCCGGAGTGGATACCTGGCTGTTCGACCTGGGCGTGTGCATCAATGACTGGTGCATCGACCTGGCGAGCGGTGCACTCGATCCGGCACGCACCCAGGCGCTGCTGGATGCCTATCAGGCAGTACGGCCGCTGGAAGCGGCCGAGCGCGAACTGCTGCCCGCCATGCTGCGTGCCGCGGCACTGCGCTTCTGGGTATCGCGGCTGTGGGATTTCTACCTGCCGCGCGAAGCCAGCATGCTGGTGCCGCATGATCCCACGCACTTCGAGCGCGTGCTGCGCGAGCGCATTGCGCATCCGCTGACGCTGCATACGCCGCAGCATGCCTGA
- the xseB gene encoding exodeoxyribonuclease VII small subunit has protein sequence MSSLPPSTATPLPDTYEEALTELENLVQTLESGQTPLDELLASYQRGAALLAFCKQKLTAVEDQIRVLESGSQGIGTRALEEDNT, from the coding sequence ATGAGCAGCCTGCCTCCCTCCACCGCCACGCCATTGCCTGATACCTACGAAGAAGCGCTGACCGAACTCGAGAATCTGGTCCAGACCCTGGAATCGGGCCAGACCCCGCTCGACGAATTGCTCGCCAGCTACCAGCGCGGCGCGGCGCTGCTGGCATTCTGCAAGCAGAAGCTCACGGCAGTGGAGGACCAGATCCGCGTGCTCGAGTCCGGTTCGCAAGGCATCGGCACGCGTGCCCTGGAAGAGGACAACACATGA
- a CDS encoding BPSS1780 family membrane protein, which yields MRLNIVPASQGIQWMKQGIATFRKKPLAMLGLFFIFPTVVNLLSLIPWLGIALALAMLPAATLGFMTAAREVAQGNYPMPTVLLTAFRAGQQRVHAIAVLGMLYAVLFGLSMAVTQWVDGGQFVRIYLLGESITPEALRELMSKGDFQMAAMLAGTLNVVIAMLFWHAPALVHWHGVSPVKSLFFSIVACVRNFPAFFVYLMAWIGLTMLVALGASLLFTAAAGPVIGSVLMQLTLMVITAMFFTSQYFSYLDCFVEARESGIEV from the coding sequence ATGCGACTGAACATCGTCCCTGCCAGCCAGGGCATCCAATGGATGAAGCAAGGCATCGCCACCTTCCGCAAGAAGCCGCTGGCCATGCTCGGACTGTTCTTCATCTTCCCGACCGTGGTGAACCTGCTGTCGCTGATTCCGTGGCTGGGCATCGCCCTGGCGCTGGCCATGCTGCCGGCGGCCACGCTGGGCTTCATGACGGCGGCACGCGAAGTGGCGCAGGGCAACTACCCCATGCCCACCGTGCTGCTCACCGCCTTTCGCGCCGGCCAGCAACGCGTTCACGCCATCGCCGTGCTGGGCATGCTGTATGCCGTGCTGTTCGGCCTGAGCATGGCCGTGACGCAGTGGGTGGACGGCGGCCAGTTCGTGCGCATCTACCTGCTGGGTGAGAGCATCACGCCGGAAGCGCTGCGCGAGCTGATGTCCAAGGGCGATTTCCAGATGGCTGCCATGCTGGCCGGTACGCTCAACGTGGTGATTGCCATGCTGTTCTGGCATGCGCCGGCACTGGTGCACTGGCACGGCGTATCGCCGGTGAAAAGCCTGTTTTTCAGCATTGTGGCCTGCGTGCGCAATTTCCCGGCGTTTTTCGTCTACCTGATGGCCTGGATCGGCCTGACCATGCTGGTGGCGCTGGGCGCCTCGTTGCTGTTCACGGCGGCGGCCGGGCCAGTGATCGGCTCGGTGCTGATGCAGCTGACGCTGATGGTGATCACGGCCATGTTCTTCACGTCGCAGTACTTCAGCTATCTGGACTGCTTTGTCGAGGCGCGCGAGTCGGGCATCGAGGTCTGA
- the polA gene encoding DNA polymerase I, producing MQEQISPDNAPVVDAPDDTLLLVDGSSYLYRAFHAGGDWSVTLPDGTRQPTGALRILINMMQSLEREYPTRYAVCVFDAKGETFRNEIYPDYKGHRPPMPDDLRSQIEPIHEVVRLLGWHVLCIEGVEADDIIGTLAGMAAQQGKRVIISSGDKDLSQLVNEHITIIDTMTGKKRDVAGVTAEFGVPPSLMIDYQTLVGDAVDNVPGVDKVGPKTAAKWLNAYGSLDKLIEEAPGLKGVVGENLRKALDWLPIGRQLVTIKTDCDLSGHVHGLPDLGQLARHPRRFEELRAFYERFQFRSLLKTLLEKEGAAAPSTPAVGGTGDLFSEARPSGADSAGHASDYQAITTWTDFDAWLTRIDQAALTAIDTETTSLNPMQARILGISLSVEPGKAVYIPLGHEAPDAPEQLPLDEVLQRLRPWLEDAGKLKLGQNIKYDRHVFANHGIQVHGYAHDTMLQSYVLEAHKPHGLESLAQRHISRQGLSYEDLCGKGASQIPFSQVPVGQATVYGCEDADFALQVHQALWPQIAQDEKLRRIYELEIAASEILFRIERNGVQIDAQQLARQSNELGLRMLELERSAHEMAEQSFNLSSPKQIGEIFFTKLGLPVIKKTSTGAPSTDEEVLEKLAEDFPLPRTILEYRSLSKLKNTYTDKLAGMTNPGTGRVHTNYAQAVAVTGRLSSSDPNLQNIPVRTAEGRRIREAFVAGAGNVIASADYSQIELRIMAHISQDAALIHAFESGADVHRATASEVFGVAPDQVSSEQRRYAKVINFGLIYGMSSFGLAKSLGIDNTAARNYIQRYFERYPGVREYMERTRDQAREQGYVETVFGRRLYLPDIKSPNGPRRAGAERAAINAPMQGTAADLIKMSMIEVQRVLDERQAATRMILQVHDELVFEVPEAEVDWVRSEVPRIMAGVAELRVPLVAEIGVGPNWEQAH from the coding sequence ATGCAAGAACAGATTTCTCCCGACAACGCCCCCGTGGTGGACGCGCCCGACGACACCCTGCTGCTGGTGGACGGATCCAGCTACCTGTACCGGGCCTTCCATGCCGGAGGCGACTGGAGCGTGACGCTGCCCGACGGCACCCGCCAGCCCACCGGTGCGCTGCGCATCCTGATCAACATGATGCAGTCGCTGGAGCGCGAATATCCCACGCGCTACGCCGTCTGCGTGTTCGATGCCAAGGGCGAGACCTTCCGCAACGAGATCTATCCCGACTACAAGGGCCACCGTCCGCCCATGCCCGACGACCTGCGCAGCCAGATCGAGCCGATCCATGAGGTGGTGCGGCTGCTCGGATGGCACGTGCTGTGCATCGAGGGGGTGGAAGCCGACGACATCATCGGCACGCTGGCCGGCATGGCCGCGCAGCAGGGCAAACGCGTCATCATTTCCAGCGGCGACAAGGACCTGAGCCAGCTGGTCAACGAGCACATCACCATCATCGACACCATGACGGGCAAGAAGCGCGACGTGGCCGGTGTCACCGCCGAATTCGGCGTGCCGCCGTCGCTGATGATCGACTATCAGACGCTGGTGGGAGATGCGGTCGACAACGTGCCCGGGGTCGATAAGGTCGGCCCCAAGACTGCGGCAAAGTGGCTCAATGCCTATGGTTCGCTGGACAAGCTGATCGAGGAGGCGCCCGGGCTGAAAGGCGTGGTGGGAGAAAACCTGCGCAAGGCGCTGGACTGGCTGCCTATTGGCCGCCAGCTGGTCACCATCAAGACCGACTGCGACCTGAGCGGCCATGTGCACGGCTTGCCCGATCTGGGCCAGCTGGCACGCCATCCCCGCCGCTTCGAGGAACTGCGCGCTTTCTATGAGCGTTTCCAGTTCCGAAGCCTGCTCAAGACCCTGCTGGAGAAAGAGGGCGCTGCTGCTCCCTCTACGCCTGCCGTGGGCGGCACCGGCGACCTGTTCAGCGAGGCTCGCCCCAGCGGGGCCGACAGCGCCGGCCACGCCTCCGACTACCAGGCCATCACCACCTGGACGGATTTCGATGCCTGGCTGACGCGCATCGACCAGGCTGCGCTCACCGCCATCGACACCGAGACCACCTCGCTCAACCCGATGCAGGCCCGCATCCTGGGCATCAGCCTGAGCGTGGAGCCGGGCAAGGCCGTCTACATCCCGCTCGGGCATGAAGCCCCGGATGCCCCTGAACAGCTCCCGCTGGACGAGGTGCTGCAGCGCCTGCGCCCGTGGCTGGAAGATGCCGGCAAGCTCAAGCTCGGCCAGAACATCAAGTACGACCGCCATGTCTTTGCCAATCACGGCATCCAGGTGCATGGCTACGCGCATGACACCATGCTGCAAAGCTACGTGCTGGAAGCGCACAAGCCGCATGGCCTGGAAAGCCTGGCTCAGCGCCATATCAGCCGCCAGGGCCTGAGCTACGAGGATTTGTGCGGCAAGGGCGCCAGCCAGATTCCGTTCAGCCAGGTGCCGGTCGGGCAGGCCACCGTCTATGGCTGCGAGGATGCGGATTTTGCCCTGCAGGTGCATCAGGCCCTGTGGCCGCAGATCGCGCAGGACGAGAAACTGCGCCGCATCTATGAACTGGAGATCGCCGCCAGCGAAATCCTGTTCCGCATCGAACGCAACGGCGTGCAGATCGACGCCCAGCAACTCGCGCGACAGAGCAACGAGCTCGGCCTGCGCATGCTGGAACTGGAACGCAGCGCCCACGAAATGGCCGAGCAGAGCTTCAACCTGAGTTCCCCCAAGCAGATCGGCGAAATCTTCTTCACCAAACTGGGCCTGCCGGTCATCAAGAAAACCTCCACCGGCGCCCCCAGCACCGACGAGGAAGTGCTGGAAAAGCTGGCCGAGGATTTTCCGCTGCCGCGCACCATCCTGGAATACCGCAGCCTGTCCAAGCTGAAGAACACCTATACCGACAAGCTGGCGGGCATGACCAACCCGGGCACCGGGCGCGTGCACACCAACTACGCACAGGCCGTGGCCGTGACGGGGCGCCTGTCCAGCAGTGATCCCAACCTGCAGAACATCCCCGTGCGCACGGCAGAAGGGCGGCGCATCCGCGAAGCCTTTGTCGCCGGCGCCGGCAACGTGATTGCCAGTGCCGACTACAGCCAGATCGAACTGCGCATCATGGCCCACATCAGCCAGGATGCCGCCCTGATCCATGCCTTCGAAAGCGGCGCCGACGTGCACCGCGCCACCGCCTCCGAGGTGTTCGGCGTGGCGCCGGACCAGGTCAGCAGCGAACAGCGCCGCTACGCCAAGGTGATCAACTTTGGCCTGATTTACGGCATGAGCAGCTTTGGTCTAGCCAAGTCGCTCGGCATCGACAACACCGCGGCGCGCAATTACATCCAGCGCTACTTTGAGCGTTACCCGGGCGTGCGTGAATACATGGAGCGCACGCGTGACCAGGCACGCGAGCAGGGCTATGTCGAAACCGTCTTTGGCCGCCGCCTCTACCTGCCCGATATCAAGAGCCCCAATGGCCCGCGCCGCGCTGGCGCCGAGCGCGCCGCCATCAATGCCCCCATGCAGGGCACGGCCGCCGACCTGATCAAGATGAGCATGATCGAGGTGCAGCGCGTGCTGGACGAGCGCCAGGCCGCCACCCGCATGATCCTGCAGGTGCACGATGAACTGGTGTTCGAGGTGCCCGAGGCCGAGGTCGACTGGGTGCGCAGCGAAGTGCCGCGCATCATGGCCGGCGTGGCGGAACTGCGTGTGCCGCTGGTGGCCGAAATCGGCGTCGGTCCCAACTGGGAGCAGGCGCACTGA
- a CDS encoding dienelactone hydrolase family protein translates to MNQNQLKDAETLLTGAAEPTRRSMLQTAAAASAVLAAAVSGCVAPTQQQTSAIGLDAGNVLIDINGFAMPAYRAAAAGKSNLPVVLVVSEIFGVHAHIADVARRLAHEGYLAIAPSLFVRQGDAGSYTEIPKLMREVIAKVPDAQVMADLDATVRWAASHGGDTSRLGITGFCWGGRITWLYAAHNPAVKAGVAWYGRLAGDASPLAPRHPVDVAGQLHGPVLGLYGGADTGIPLDTVERMKTALQQAGAKGNRAAAASSFVVYPDAPHAFHADYRPSYREAAARDGWKRMLAWFRQHGVA, encoded by the coding sequence ATGAACCAGAACCAGCTAAAGGATGCCGAAACCCTGCTGACCGGTGCAGCCGAGCCGACGCGCCGCAGCATGCTGCAAACCGCTGCCGCCGCGAGTGCTGTGCTGGCGGCTGCAGTATCCGGTTGCGTCGCTCCCACGCAGCAACAAACTTCTGCTATCGGACTGGACGCCGGCAATGTGCTGATCGATATCAACGGCTTTGCCATGCCGGCCTATCGGGCTGCTGCTGCGGGTAAGAGCAACTTGCCGGTCGTGCTGGTGGTCTCCGAAATCTTCGGCGTCCATGCGCATATCGCGGACGTGGCCCGCCGTCTGGCGCATGAAGGCTATCTGGCCATCGCCCCATCCTTGTTCGTGCGTCAGGGCGATGCAGGCAGCTACACCGAAATCCCCAAGCTGATGAGGGAGGTGATTGCCAAGGTGCCGGATGCCCAGGTCATGGCTGACCTGGATGCCACGGTACGTTGGGCAGCGTCACATGGTGGCGATACCTCGCGTCTCGGAATTACCGGGTTCTGCTGGGGTGGCCGCATCACCTGGCTGTATGCCGCGCACAACCCCGCAGTGAAGGCCGGCGTGGCCTGGTATGGGCGACTGGCAGGCGATGCCTCACCGCTGGCACCGCGCCATCCTGTCGATGTGGCCGGACAGTTGCACGGTCCGGTGCTGGGACTGTACGGCGGCGCAGATACCGGGATTCCGCTCGATACCGTTGAGCGCATGAAAACGGCATTGCAGCAAGCGGGCGCGAAAGGCAACCGCGCCGCAGCGGCCAGCAGCTTCGTCGTGTATCCGGATGCCCCCCATGCTTTCCACGCAGACTACCGTCCGAGCTACCGCGAGGCGGCAGCCAGGGATGGCTGGAAACGCATGCTGGCCTGGTTCCGCCAGCATGGAGTAGCCTGA